One Triticum dicoccoides isolate Atlit2015 ecotype Zavitan chromosome 5B, WEW_v2.0, whole genome shotgun sequence genomic window carries:
- the LOC119308388 gene encoding cytochrome b5-like: MSKAALTLEEVSKHNTKDDCWLIIAGKVYDVTKFLEDHPGGDDVLLSSTAKDATDDFEDVGHSTTARAMLDEYYVGDMDATTIPARTKYTLPKQPHYNQDKTPEFIIKILQFLVPLAILGLAVAIRMYTKSESA, from the exons ATGTCCAAGGCGGCGCTGACCCTGGAGGAGGTGTCCAAGCACAACACCAAGGACGACTGCTGGCTCATCATCGCCGGCAAG GTATACGATGTGACCAAGTTTTTGGAGGATCACCCTGGAGGTGATGATGTACTGTTGTCCTCGACTG CCAAGGACGCAACCGATGACTTTGAGGATGTCGGTCACAGCACCACCGCCCGTGCGATGCTGGACGAGTACTATGTCGGCGACATGGACGCGACCACGATACCTGCCCGGACGAAGTACACTCTGCCGAAGCAACCACACTACAACCAAGACAAGACCCCCGAGTTCATCATCAAGATCCTCCAGTTCCTTGTTCCCCTGGCCATACTTGGTCTGGCTGTTGCCATTAGGATGTACACCAAGTCGGAATCGGCTTAA